One segment of Ureibacillus thermophilus DNA contains the following:
- a CDS encoding MarR family winged helix-turn-helix transcriptional regulator has product MSSNEIKQSLKLYIVLSRANKAINEVTNQFFQQNGINPTEFAVLELLYHKGRQPLQKIGTKILLASGSITYVVDKLEKRGLIKRVSCPSDRRVTYAEITEEGAAFMEKIFPEHEKNLHELMNALTPEEKDTAIELLKKLGLSIKDLSY; this is encoded by the coding sequence TTGTCGTCAAATGAAATCAAACAATCGCTAAAGTTGTACATTGTTTTATCAAGGGCAAATAAGGCAATTAATGAAGTGACAAATCAGTTTTTTCAGCAAAATGGCATCAATCCAACCGAATTTGCTGTGTTGGAATTGTTATATCATAAAGGTAGACAGCCCTTGCAGAAAATAGGCACAAAAATCTTGTTAGCTAGTGGTTCTATCACATATGTTGTTGATAAACTTGAAAAAAGAGGTTTAATTAAACGGGTTTCCTGTCCATCAGATCGAAGGGTAACCTATGCAGAGATTACCGAAGAAGGCGCGGCTTTTATGGAAAAAATCTTTCCCGAACATGAAAAAAATTTGCACGAGTTAATGAATGCTTTAACACCGGAAGAAAAAGATACGGCGATTGAATTGTTAAAAAAATTAGGGTTATCCATAAAAGATTTGTCATATTGA
- a CDS encoding CPBP family intramembrane glutamic endopeptidase: protein MKLSRQTVVLLLSLAFFFISMYFTFEEKNIFWHLYTFTLLVGTAISILFGKFKDALPTWKYILFGIGFGTITYGIIRVGYIFLKFLDHGSIKQIRKFLETYGPNNIWHYLLLIFIIVIGEELFWRGYVQHALKQYVSPIFSCIITSLLFALAMALSGFIPGVICTFVTSLIFGFLYEWKKSMPLVIVAHEVFIVLLFIVFPFIHY, encoded by the coding sequence ATGAAATTATCAAGACAAACGGTTGTACTCCTTCTCTCTCTTGCTTTCTTTTTTATTAGCATGTACTTTACCTTCGAAGAAAAAAATATTTTTTGGCATCTATATACCTTTACTCTCCTCGTAGGTACCGCTATTTCCATCCTTTTTGGGAAATTCAAAGATGCGCTTCCAACATGGAAGTATATATTATTTGGAATTGGCTTTGGTACAATTACCTATGGGATTATAAGAGTTGGCTATATTTTTCTAAAATTTTTGGATCATGGTTCTATCAAACAGATTCGAAAATTTTTAGAAACTTATGGGCCAAATAATATTTGGCATTATTTATTGCTCATTTTTATTATCGTTATCGGCGAAGAATTGTTTTGGCGCGGCTATGTTCAACATGCGTTAAAACAATACGTTTCACCAATTTTTTCTTGCATCATTACAAGCTTATTGTTTGCTCTGGCAATGGCATTAAGCGGATTTATACCGGGCGTCATTTGTACATTCGTCACTTCGCTTATTTTCGGTTTTTTATATGAATGGAAAAAAAGCATGCCGTTAGTGATTGTCGCCCATGAAGTCTTTATTGTGCTGCTGTTTATTGTTTTTCCTTTCATTCATTATTAA
- a CDS encoding YkvS family protein, protein MKFAEVGDIIEFKNGLRGLVEKVNENSVIVDLTIMPNYRDLDLEEKTVVNHKRYKIIKSKDDSE, encoded by the coding sequence ATGAAATTCGCAGAAGTGGGAGATATTATCGAATTTAAAAATGGGCTTCGTGGTTTAGTTGAAAAAGTAAATGAAAATTCAGTGATTGTGGATTTAACTATTATGCCCAACTATCGAGATCTTGATCTAGAAGAAAAAACCGTGGTTAATCATAAACGTTACAAAATTATAAAATCAAAAGATGATTCTGAATAA
- a CDS encoding aspartyl-phosphate phosphatase Spo0E family protein, whose translation MEELLIQLEHLREKMIRSGLEHGLQSKKTIQLSKQLDKIIDQYVQQTLVAISKK comes from the coding sequence ATGGAGGAATTATTAATTCAGTTGGAGCACCTTCGTGAAAAAATGATACGTTCAGGACTGGAACATGGTTTGCAATCGAAGAAAACAATTCAATTAAGCAAACAACTCGACAAAATCATTGATCAATATGTTCAACAAACGCTAGTCGCCATTTCAAAAAAATAA
- a CDS encoding NAD(P)-dependent oxidoreductase, translating to MSQKKIAFIGTGMMGSSIVKHLLKAGFEVTVYNRTKEKANPLIELGALWADTPALASENKDIIFTMVGFPKDVEDVYFGEKGIFQRAKVGAIVVDMTTSQPSLAKKIYEAAKDKGINSLDAPVSGGDIGARNGTLSIMVGGDEEVYKEMLPIFELFGSNIVYHGEAGAGQHAKMCNQLLVTTNIIGVCECIAYGMKAGLDLDKVLQSVSTGAASSWSLTNLGPRILKGDLDPGFYIKHFIKDMKIALEEAEKMELDLPGLKLAKEMYETLLEKGYGEYGTQALIKYYHI from the coding sequence ATGAGTCAAAAAAAGATCGCATTTATCGGAACTGGCATGATGGGGTCGAGCATCGTGAAACATTTGCTGAAAGCAGGCTTTGAAGTTACGGTGTACAATCGAACAAAAGAGAAAGCGAATCCTTTGATAGAACTTGGCGCTCTCTGGGCAGATACACCTGCTCTTGCTTCAGAGAATAAGGATATCATTTTTACAATGGTCGGATTTCCTAAAGATGTGGAAGACGTATATTTTGGGGAGAAAGGGATTTTCCAAAGGGCCAAAGTAGGAGCAATTGTTGTTGACATGACAACATCTCAGCCAAGCCTTGCAAAGAAAATTTATGAGGCTGCAAAAGATAAGGGAATCAACAGTTTAGACGCACCGGTGTCCGGCGGGGATATAGGAGCAAGAAATGGCACGTTATCCATCATGGTTGGCGGAGATGAAGAAGTTTATAAAGAAATGCTTCCGATTTTTGAGTTGTTTGGTTCCAATATCGTTTACCACGGAGAGGCAGGAGCTGGCCAACATGCGAAAATGTGCAATCAACTGTTGGTAACAACCAACATAATTGGCGTTTGTGAATGCATTGCTTACGGCATGAAAGCAGGATTGGATTTAGATAAAGTATTGCAATCTGTTTCCACAGGCGCTGCAAGCTCTTGGTCATTAACAAATTTAGGGCCGCGTATATTAAAGGGTGACTTAGACCCAGGTTTTTATATCAAACATTTTATAAAAGATATGAAAATTGCTTTGGAAGAAGCGGAAAAAATGGAATTGGATTTGCCAGGTTTAAAATTGGCTAAAGAAATGTATGAGACATTGCTTGAAAAAGGGTATGGAGAATATGGCACTCAGGCATTAATCAAATATTATCATATTTAG
- a CDS encoding chemotaxis protein, whose protein sequence is MEQKGILLESGTNELEIVEFEVGYNKYGINVIKVKEIIQPIPVTVIPHAHPHIEGIIQLRGEVLPVVDMLKVLGVPNGKYSDQHKYIVADFNKLRVVFHVDNVTQIHRISWTQIEKPSDIYQGTTNQVIGVVKIGETMILLLDFEKIMLDINPDYGISVEPVKKLGKRERSEKRIVVAEDSPLLRKLLNETLTEAGYMNLEFFENGKDAYNYLETLLEKKGDITKQVQLVVTDIEMPQMDGHHLTKRIKTHPELQKLPVIIFSSLITDDLRHKGEQVGADDQVSKPEIADLILKIDELIL, encoded by the coding sequence ATGGAGCAAAAAGGAATATTGCTAGAGTCTGGAACGAATGAATTGGAAATTGTTGAATTTGAAGTAGGGTATAATAAATATGGAATTAATGTCATTAAAGTGAAAGAAATTATACAGCCAATTCCAGTTACAGTTATTCCTCATGCCCATCCACATATTGAGGGAATTATTCAACTGCGCGGAGAAGTATTGCCGGTTGTAGATATGTTGAAAGTACTTGGAGTTCCAAATGGAAAATACAGCGACCAACACAAATACATTGTGGCGGATTTTAATAAATTAAGAGTTGTTTTCCATGTGGATAATGTGACGCAAATCCATCGAATTTCATGGACGCAAATTGAAAAACCTTCCGATATTTATCAAGGAACTACAAACCAAGTCATTGGTGTTGTGAAAATCGGTGAAACAATGATTTTATTATTAGATTTTGAAAAAATCATGTTAGACATTAATCCAGACTATGGAATCAGCGTGGAACCAGTGAAAAAACTTGGAAAGAGGGAACGTTCAGAGAAAAGAATTGTGGTTGCGGAAGATTCGCCGTTGTTGCGTAAATTGTTAAATGAAACATTAACAGAAGCAGGATATATGAATTTAGAGTTTTTTGAAAACGGGAAAGATGCATATAATTATCTCGAAACTTTATTAGAGAAGAAAGGCGATATCACCAAACAAGTGCAATTAGTTGTGACGGACATTGAAATGCCTCAAATGGATGGCCATCACTTAACAAAACGAATCAAAACCCATCCGGAATTGCAAAAATTGCCTGTTATTATCTTCTCAAGCTTAATTACGGATGATCTTCGCCATAAAGGGGAACAAGTAGGAGCAGATGACCAAGTGTCAAAACCTGAAATTGCGGACTTAATTTTAAAAATCGATGAATTGATTTTATAA
- a CDS encoding Ppx/GppA family phosphatase produces MNTFNTAIIDIGSNTIRLVIYSYSKEAGLHEISNVKKVARLRKHLQSDGNMSEEGINILKNTLISFKNMMKDFAVVNIKAVATAAIRQAENNEEILQRMKEETGIQIDLLSGEEEAYFGYLAVVYSMDIPSGITIDIGGGSTEITLFEQKKLKHSISFPFGTVSLKQSFVSGDKINVKEKNRLYQYVKKQFENLSWIRDSNLPIIGIGGSARNLAHIYQPIIEYPISGIHHYEMNGEALNKLSEYLERKSIDQMLQLEGLSSDRADIIEIALVVFQILMEIVNTNSFFISKSGLREGLIIHHVLESNEEAFHCERIFEQFSNQLAFKYGRSEEEVENLVSLTENLYLDSCKLHLLSYDVEHLELLKKAARVFSIGDYIEIDSSNQHTFYLLANQSIPGLNHKDRVKIALLASYKNRDYFRRLSKPFQSWFTREELKMLRQYGALIKFAYSLNISKRNVVKSIKMEVEGDYLVLYVYVKNRAMAEEYRAENQKKHIERLFKKKVMIEFINEGWNE; encoded by the coding sequence GTGAATACATTCAATACAGCCATTATCGATATTGGTTCAAATACAATTCGTCTAGTGATCTACAGTTACAGCAAAGAAGCAGGATTGCATGAAATTAGCAATGTAAAAAAAGTGGCAAGACTAAGGAAGCACCTTCAATCAGATGGAAATATGTCTGAAGAAGGCATAAACATATTAAAAAATACGTTGATTTCTTTTAAAAACATGATGAAAGATTTTGCCGTGGTGAATATAAAAGCCGTTGCAACGGCAGCAATACGGCAAGCTGAAAATAATGAAGAAATCCTACAACGAATGAAAGAAGAAACCGGCATTCAAATTGATTTATTATCCGGAGAAGAAGAAGCCTACTTTGGATATTTAGCAGTCGTTTACTCAATGGATATTCCTTCTGGCATCACGATTGATATTGGCGGCGGTTCAACGGAAATTACCTTATTTGAACAAAAGAAATTAAAACATTCCATCAGTTTTCCCTTTGGCACCGTTTCATTAAAACAAAGTTTTGTTTCTGGGGATAAAATCAATGTCAAAGAAAAAAATCGATTGTACCAATATGTAAAAAAACAATTTGAAAATTTGAGTTGGATTAGAGATAGTAATTTGCCAATTATAGGGATTGGAGGAAGTGCGAGAAATCTTGCACATATTTATCAGCCTATTATTGAGTATCCGATTTCTGGAATTCATCATTATGAAATGAATGGGGAGGCTTTAAATAAATTAAGTGAATATTTAGAAAGAAAATCCATCGATCAGATGCTTCAACTGGAAGGATTGTCGTCGGATCGGGCGGACATCATTGAAATAGCATTGGTAGTATTTCAAATATTGATGGAAATTGTGAATACCAATTCGTTTTTTATAAGTAAAAGTGGATTGCGGGAAGGTTTGATTATCCATCATGTGCTCGAATCCAATGAAGAAGCCTTTCATTGCGAACGTATTTTTGAACAATTTTCCAACCAACTTGCATTCAAATATGGAAGATCTGAAGAGGAAGTCGAGAATTTAGTCAGTTTAACAGAGAATTTATATTTAGATAGTTGTAAACTCCATCTATTGTCATATGATGTTGAACATCTTGAATTATTAAAAAAAGCGGCAAGGGTATTTTCGATTGGTGATTACATTGAAATCGATTCATCCAATCAGCATACATTTTATTTATTGGCCAATCAATCCATTCCAGGGCTAAATCATAAAGACCGTGTCAAAATTGCATTGCTCGCTTCCTACAAAAATAGAGACTATTTCAGACGTTTAAGCAAGCCATTTCAATCTTGGTTTACGAGAGAAGAACTGAAAATGTTACGGCAGTATGGAGCGTTAATAAAATTTGCATATTCGTTAAACATTTCCAAGAGAAATGTCGTAAAAAGTATTAAAATGGAAGTAGAGGGGGATTACCTTGTTCTCTATGTCTATGTAAAGAATAGAGCAATGGCTGAAGAATATCGGGCAGAAAATCAAAAAAAGCATATAGAAAGGCTATTTAAAAAGAAGGTCATGATTGAATTTATCAATGAGGGGTGGAATGAGTGA
- a CDS encoding RNA degradosome polyphosphate kinase, translating into MDREKILEEIAKPQYYNNRELSWLAFNERVLEEAEDETNPLLERLKFLAIFSSNLDEFFMVRVAGLQDQVRAGFHKPENKAGLTPKEQLEKIAERTQALVRRQMKIYKHLVNELLTKEKIHLTDFKSLTEKQQHYINELFEETIFPVLTPIAVDAYRPFPTLLGKTLNLLVMLEDVRAARGFNEKVAIVQVPSVLNRFIEVPAETEEKVFVLLEDVITSHVNRLFYGYKVKSVQAFRLTRNADLTIHEEGAQDLLVEIEKELKKRKWGTGSRLEVRDGEMDDNVLEYLLEEFEISDSDVFKIDGPLDLTFLFSFVKELSKGREHLLYESFIPQRPMDLESDEDIYEKALEKDLFFHHPYESFEPIVEFITEAAHDPSVLAIKQTLYRVSGNSPIIHALKQAAENGKQVTVLVELKARFDEENNVHWAKELEQSGCLVIYGMHNLKTHSKITLVVRRKHGKIERFVHLGTGNYNDATAKIYTDMGIITTNKEFGIDATNFFNYLSGYTEKPKFHHIVVSPYDIRDKFIELIDEEIEYHKKYGNGLIRAKMNALTDKDLIMKLYEASINGVKIELLIRGICCLRPGIPGISENITVTSIVGRFLEHSRIYWFHHNGENKIFLSSADMMTRNMVRRVEILFPIYSEDIKKRIMHILSTQLADNAKARIQDSTGKYRYKERKEGEPIINSQEQFILEAMKTVVVEE; encoded by the coding sequence ATGGACCGTGAAAAAATATTGGAGGAAATCGCAAAACCTCAATATTACAATAACCGTGAACTTAGTTGGCTCGCTTTTAATGAGCGAGTGTTGGAAGAGGCGGAAGATGAAACAAATCCTTTATTAGAACGTTTAAAATTTCTTGCCATTTTTAGTTCCAATTTAGACGAGTTTTTCATGGTGCGGGTGGCAGGACTTCAAGATCAAGTGCGTGCAGGATTTCATAAACCGGAGAATAAAGCGGGCTTAACGCCAAAAGAACAGTTGGAAAAGATTGCTGAAAGAACACAAGCCCTTGTCCGCCGGCAAATGAAAATTTATAAACATTTAGTAAACGAGCTGTTAACAAAAGAAAAAATTCACTTAACCGATTTTAAATCATTAACTGAAAAACAGCAACATTATATTAATGAATTGTTTGAAGAAACCATTTTCCCTGTTTTAACACCGATTGCCGTGGATGCTTACCGCCCATTTCCAACGCTTCTTGGTAAGACATTGAATTTGCTTGTTATGTTGGAAGATGTAAGGGCAGCTAGAGGATTTAATGAAAAGGTTGCTATTGTACAAGTTCCGTCCGTATTAAATCGGTTTATTGAAGTGCCTGCAGAAACTGAGGAAAAAGTGTTTGTGCTGTTGGAAGATGTCATCACATCCCATGTAAATCGGTTATTTTATGGTTATAAAGTGAAATCGGTGCAGGCTTTCCGTTTGACGCGAAATGCAGATTTGACCATTCATGAAGAAGGCGCGCAAGATTTGCTTGTGGAAATTGAAAAGGAATTGAAAAAGCGCAAATGGGGAACAGGAAGCCGATTGGAAGTGCGCGATGGGGAAATGGATGACAATGTATTGGAGTATTTACTAGAAGAATTTGAAATCAGTGATTCGGATGTATTTAAAATAGATGGCCCTCTTGATTTAACCTTTTTATTTAGTTTTGTTAAAGAGTTGTCTAAAGGAAGAGAGCATTTATTGTACGAAAGCTTCATTCCTCAACGGCCCATGGATCTGGAATCTGATGAAGATATTTATGAAAAGGCGCTCGAGAAAGATTTATTCTTCCATCATCCATATGAATCCTTTGAACCAATTGTTGAATTTATTACAGAAGCAGCACATGACCCATCAGTTTTAGCTATTAAACAAACATTGTATCGGGTAAGCGGCAATTCACCGATTATCCATGCGTTGAAACAAGCGGCTGAAAACGGAAAACAAGTGACGGTCTTAGTGGAGTTGAAAGCGCGTTTTGACGAAGAAAACAATGTTCATTGGGCGAAAGAGTTGGAACAATCCGGCTGCCTTGTCATTTATGGAATGCATAATTTAAAGACCCATTCGAAAATCACCTTAGTTGTGCGGAGAAAACATGGCAAAATTGAACGCTTTGTTCATTTAGGAACTGGCAACTATAACGATGCAACGGCTAAAATCTATACCGATATGGGCATTATTACAACAAATAAAGAATTTGGCATTGATGCAACGAACTTCTTCAATTATTTAAGCGGCTATACAGAAAAGCCAAAATTCCACCATATTGTTGTTTCTCCTTATGATATTCGGGATAAATTTATTGAATTGATTGATGAAGAAATCGAATATCATAAGAAATACGGAAACGGTTTAATCCGCGCTAAAATGAATGCATTGACGGATAAGGATTTAATCATGAAACTGTATGAGGCATCTATCAATGGGGTAAAAATTGAATTGCTCATAAGAGGCATTTGTTGCTTGCGCCCAGGCATTCCTGGCATTAGTGAAAATATAACCGTTACAAGCATTGTTGGCCGTTTCTTGGAGCATTCACGCATTTATTGGTTCCATCATAATGGAGAAAATAAAATCTTTTTATCCTCTGCGGATATGATGACCCGCAATATGGTTCGCCGTGTTGAAATATTGTTCCCGATTTATTCAGAAGATATTAAAAAACGCATAATGCATATATTATCTACTCAGCTTGCGGATAATGCGAAAGCGCGGATTCAGGACAGCACTGGGAAATATCGTTATAAGGAGCGCAAGGAAGGAGAACCAATTATAAACAGCCAGGAGCAATTCATTTTGGAAGCGATGAAGACTGTTGTGGTGGAAGAATAG
- a CDS encoding short-chain dehydrogenase produces the protein MNNVWTVLTIFVSIILIAISYVTTVSVMKKTEQRASTTDVPISRLVREHPILMNPIILMYVVFLLFLGILIFYLWAKYGY, from the coding sequence ATGAATAATGTGTGGACGGTTTTAACCATATTTGTATCTATCATCCTTATTGCTATTTCCTATGTGACCACAGTTAGTGTCATGAAGAAAACTGAACAGCGGGCATCCACAACAGACGTTCCAATCAGCAGGCTTGTTCGCGAACATCCAATCTTAATGAACCCAATTATCCTGATGTATGTAGTGTTTCTCTTATTTTTAGGAATTCTGATTTTTTACTTGTGGGCAAAATATGGCTACTAA
- the cbpB gene encoding cyclic-di-AMP-binding protein CbpB yields the protein MISTKTREFLETSISDFIIPAEKVAHVLVGNSAEHALLVLTKTGYSQVPVLDTKFKIQGLISSKVITESILGLERIEYEKLAHIKVDDCMDRNVAYLKIDDTFKKALDLVINHAFLCVVDYDGTFAGILTRRVILKQLKKYIYQTLD from the coding sequence TTGATTTCAACAAAAACAAGGGAATTTTTGGAAACGTCGATTAGCGATTTTATCATCCCGGCGGAAAAAGTTGCCCATGTATTAGTTGGAAATAGTGCAGAACATGCGCTATTAGTTCTTACAAAGACGGGGTATTCACAAGTACCGGTGTTGGATACGAAGTTTAAGATTCAGGGATTGATTAGTTCCAAAGTGATTACTGAATCTATACTTGGGCTGGAACGCATTGAATATGAGAAATTGGCTCATATCAAAGTTGATGATTGCATGGATCGAAATGTAGCCTATTTAAAAATCGACGATACTTTTAAAAAAGCGTTAGATTTAGTCATTAACCATGCTTTTTTATGCGTTGTTGATTATGATGGCACATTTGCAGGAATTTTAACAAGAAGAGTCATTTTGAAACAATTAAAAAAATATATTTATCAAACATTAGATTAG
- a CDS encoding LysR family transcriptional regulator — MTTTEAEIIKILAEEGNMRKAAERLFITQPALSQRLQSIEKYWGTQLFIRSQKGLTPTPAGELVIQYAIETLQKKEEVLEKIQSLDSKVHGTLKIACASIVGINWLPKVLKEFVTTYPDVKISLITGWSSEIVRAIYDGEAQVGIVRGQSEWKGKKMHLFRDTMYLVDTEIQRLEEVLTTERPFIQFKSDSNYYQEIQVWWQEHFASSPKRQIIVDQIETCKQMAINGIGYAILPSITLNGGENVNKIALTSGNHDIGLTRDTWLIGYESSFQLRQVAAFVEIVKKHAHSVNET; from the coding sequence ATGACAACAACAGAAGCGGAAATTATTAAAATATTAGCAGAAGAAGGGAATATGAGGAAGGCGGCTGAGCGGCTATTTATTACACAGCCGGCATTATCTCAGCGGTTGCAGTCGATTGAAAAATATTGGGGAACACAGCTATTTATCCGCTCCCAAAAAGGACTGACGCCAACGCCTGCTGGAGAGTTGGTTATTCAGTATGCCATCGAAACATTGCAAAAAAAAGAGGAAGTGCTTGAAAAGATTCAGTCCCTTGATTCTAAAGTGCATGGTACATTAAAAATTGCTTGTGCATCCATTGTAGGGATCAACTGGCTGCCAAAAGTGCTGAAAGAGTTTGTCACAACATATCCGGATGTAAAAATTTCCTTAATTACCGGTTGGAGTTCAGAAATTGTAAGAGCGATTTACGATGGCGAAGCGCAAGTGGGAATCGTTCGAGGGCAATCCGAGTGGAAAGGAAAAAAAATGCACTTATTCCGGGACACGATGTATTTGGTCGATACAGAAATACAGAGATTGGAAGAAGTTTTAACAACGGAACGGCCTTTTATTCAATTCAAGAGCGATTCCAATTATTATCAGGAAATTCAAGTTTGGTGGCAGGAGCATTTCGCTTCCAGTCCAAAACGGCAAATTATTGTGGACCAAATTGAAACATGCAAGCAGATGGCGATCAATGGAATCGGTTACGCCATCTTACCTTCCATCACGTTGAACGGAGGGGAAAATGTCAATAAAATCGCCCTGACATCCGGCAATCATGATATCGGGTTGACACGGGACACTTGGCTGATTGGCTATGAATCTTCCTTCCAATTACGCCAAGTGGCAGCGTTTGTTGAAATTGTGAAAAAGCATGCCCATTCCGTCAATGAAACTTAA
- a CDS encoding MFS transporter, giving the protein MSQNKKKFIIMMLMFNLFITMGGVGTVVPVLPSYLQLFGVGGTILGFLIADFAFAQFIFSPIAGNLSDQYGRKLFIIIGLIIFGLSQIIFGMAKAIGMLFFARFLTGTGAAFIMPPVMAYAADITTIEERGKGMGLLGAAISFGFMIGPGIGGFLAKVNLHFPFYFVGVVALIAAFISFVVLPNIKMQPTEEKIPAKNENILKQLARSVHTSYFVMLIVVFVFSFGIANFQSTLSMFLTEKFDYTPMDIAIIMTIGGFLGVVLQLFIVGQLFKRFGEMKVILVNLNIAAISMVGMVYVNGFFLILLVASVFQIATTFIRPAVNTLISKLAGNEQGYAAGMNNAYMSLGNMIGPALAGVLLEWKLSSPFIFGAMILFGCYLIAHLWTVKKAPQLLKTTNE; this is encoded by the coding sequence ATGTCACAGAACAAGAAAAAATTCATCATCATGATGTTAATGTTTAATTTATTTATCACGATGGGAGGCGTTGGTACAGTTGTTCCGGTATTGCCTTCCTATTTGCAATTATTTGGGGTTGGAGGCACCATTCTCGGATTTTTAATTGCGGATTTTGCCTTTGCCCAATTTATTTTTTCACCCATTGCAGGAAATTTATCGGACCAATATGGAAGAAAACTCTTCATCATCATCGGATTAATCATTTTTGGTTTGTCTCAAATTATTTTCGGAATGGCAAAGGCGATTGGCATGTTGTTCTTCGCACGCTTTCTTACCGGTACAGGAGCTGCCTTCATCATGCCGCCAGTTATGGCATATGCAGCCGATATTACAACTATTGAAGAGCGAGGAAAAGGAATGGGGCTTTTAGGTGCAGCCATTTCTTTCGGATTTATGATTGGACCTGGAATTGGCGGCTTCCTGGCAAAAGTGAATTTGCATTTCCCTTTCTATTTTGTGGGCGTCGTTGCTTTAATCGCTGCCTTCATTTCATTTGTTGTATTACCAAATATTAAAATGCAGCCAACGGAAGAAAAAATTCCAGCAAAAAATGAAAATATATTAAAACAATTAGCCCGTTCCGTACATACTTCTTACTTTGTCATGTTAATCGTTGTTTTTGTATTCAGTTTCGGCATTGCCAATTTCCAATCTACTTTGTCCATGTTTTTAACAGAGAAGTTTGATTATACTCCGATGGACATCGCCATAATCATGACGATTGGCGGTTTTCTTGGCGTAGTCTTGCAATTATTTATCGTGGGTCAATTATTTAAACGTTTTGGAGAAATGAAAGTCATTTTAGTGAATTTAAACATTGCAGCCATTTCAATGGTTGGCATGGTGTATGTCAATGGATTCTTCCTTATTTTGTTGGTTGCATCAGTCTTTCAAATCGCCACTACCTTTATCCGGCCAGCCGTTAACACATTGATTTCAAAACTGGCAGGAAACGAGCAGGGATATGCAGCCGGCATGAATAATGCCTATATGAGTTTGGGCAATATGATCGGCCCGGCCCTTGCCGGCGTACTCCTCGAATGGAAGCTGTCTTCCCCATTTATTTTCGGTGCAATGATTTTATTCGGCTGCTACCTCATAGCCCATCTTTGGACCGTCAAAAAAGCGCCGCAATTATTGAAAACAACAAATGAATAA